The following nucleotide sequence is from Apium graveolens cultivar Ventura chromosome 4, ASM990537v1, whole genome shotgun sequence.
CCTCTCTCCACTAATCGGCCGTCTCTTTTGCCTAACCCCCTTCTTTTTCGGGTCCAAGTTGAGCCAACGGCACATGACATTTGGGTCAATCCCTATCATATCGgagtgtgaccatgcaaagacatccaaattCTCCCTTAGGAAGCGGGCTAGATCCTCTCTCAAGTCGAAACTTAGGTTAGAGCCTATTCTGAGTACCTTGGAGGGATCATTTGGGTCTACCAAAATCGGGATTGTGTCCTCTGCGGCCCCAGCCCTCTCGACCATTGGGGGCATTCTCGGGTCTAAATCTGCTCGAGCCTCGCTAGATTTTCCCATTTCCGTGATTGTCAAACCTTCCATATCCTTGAGCTCGGGTTGGTGAGCTCGGGCCGGATTTATCGAGCGTTCAGAGGTTGCAGTTACAGTGCGAGTGATTCTGTTGGGCAGGTCCATAGTGATTGTTGTTTCTTCGCATGCCCACTTCCCTCTCCTAAGTCTTGCAGCGATTTATTCTgggctctcttcttcatcactCGCTTCCTCCACAATCCCCTCTTGTATCAACATGATGGGCTGAGAGGCTTCCATTAGCAAGGCCCCTGGGCGTGGTTCCACCTGAATTCCCATGTGCTCGAAGTAGTTCTCGGGCAACTCCTCAATTGAAATCAAATTACAAGTCTCGTGGCCCTCGGGACGTATCCTTTTCCTGCCCTCTGTCTCTTCCATGGGGACGTCGCACTCACTTGCTTCAGCTATCTCCCTTGAGGCATTTCTTGACTCGGCCGCCTTGAGTGCCTGGTTGTAGCAGACCCTGGATTCGTATTGACAGCTCTTCAAGATGCCTACCCCCGTGGGGGTTGGGAATTTTATCGTCATATGATGGATCGAGGTCACCATCCCCATCGCCCTCATAAGGGGTCTGCCCACTATAACATTGTAGGCACAAGGCTGGTCTACAACTGTAAACATAGCGATCTGGGTGGCCACATGAGGCTCCTCTCCTATGGTCACCGGGAGCCGAATTGTCCCTTTCACTCCGATCGAGTTTCCCGTGAACCCGTACAGGTGCCCAcatgttgaggttaattctctatCCAATAATCCCAGTTTTTTATAGGCATCATAAGTCAGAACATCAGCCGAGCTCCCGGTGTCCACCATTGCTCGGTGAACATTCACCGtcccaatcttcatttttatgactAGGGCATCGGTATGAGGGTAATGCACCCATTTTGCATCGTTCTCCTTAAACACGATATCATCGGCCTCCCTTTCAAAGAGCTCCGGGGGCCTTTGGCTTAGATGGTTAACGTTGGTGAGGGGCTTGTCCTTTGCTTCCCGGGCATATCTGTCCATTGCCTTCCGGCTATCTCCACCAATgtgagacccgcctagaataatatgaataCTACCAGCCCGAGGGACCCTTTCTTTGTCTTCTGGGGGTGGAGGAGGGACGGTATGATAATCAGTCCTATGTCTTCGAACCTCCTTGACAACCCACTCCGTAAGCTTCCCTTGTCTAATCAAAGTCTCGATCTCATCCTTTAGTTGTCTACAATCAGCTGTATCGTGTCCGGTGACCTCATGGTATGCACAATACTTCGAAGTGTCTATTTTATTGTAGTCTGTGAGAGGGGTTGCCTTCTTGAATACCCCCTTCCCAGCATATATAGCATATATGTGGTCGATAGAGGCTACCAGAGGGGTGTGTGACTGCCATTTACTTGTATAAGGCCTTCCCGAATCTTTGGCGGTTTCTTTGCCCCGGGTAGACTTTTTTGGGCTCGAACTGCGCCGATATGTCTTCCTCCTCTCGTCAGGGCTTGAGGATCGGTCCCTCTTGTCTCTATAGCTCTCGCTGATTTTCAGCTCTCTCATCGATTTCTCTACCCTCTTGAAGGGTTCAGCTTGCTCATAGAACTCGGCCAAGGTTCTCGGCTCAGtcgcttggaggctcttccaaaatttcgatccttctttcaaccctgctatcaagaaatttttgatggtttcCTCACTGGCTCCTCTCACCTTGGGGACCTCGGCGTTGAACCGACGAAAGTATTCTTCCAGGGGCTCCCCCTCCCTTTGCTTGATGTTGGCTAACGTGGCCACATGAGGCGAATAGTGGAGGGTGGACTGAAATTGTCTGACGAACGAGTCCTCCA
It contains:
- the LOC141719920 gene encoding uncharacterized protein LOC141719920, with amino-acid sequence MEREKRGPPASAAPSPFTAAIRSSPLPRVFRHNPDLLFNGEADPAEYLIQFNTEMEVYQVPEMTRCRLFVASLRGSAQQWFSKLGPSSIRTWRKLEDSFVRQFQSTLHYSPHVATLANIKQREGEPLEEYFRRFNAEVPKRVEKSMRELKISESYRDKRDRSSSPDERRKTYRRSSSPKKSTRGKETAKDSGRPYTSKWQSHTPLVASIDHIYAIYAGKGVFKKATPLTDYNKIDTSKYCAYHEVTGHDTADCRQLKDEIETLIRQGKLTEWVVKEVRRHRTDYHTVPPPPPEDKERVPRAGSIHIILGGSHIGGDSRKAMDRYAREAKDKPLTNVNHLSQRPPELFEREADDIVFKENDAKWVHYPHTDALVIKMKIGTVNVHRAMVDTGSSADVLTYDAYKKLGLLDRELTSTCGHLYGFTGNSIGVKGTIRLPVTIGEEPHVATQIAMFTVVDQPCAYNVIVGRPLMRAMGMVTSIHHMTIKFPTPTGVGILKSCQYESRVCYNQALKAAESRNASREIAEASECDVPMEETEGRKRIRPEGHETCNLISIEELPENYFEHMGIQVEPRPGALLMEASQPIMLIQEGIVEEASDEEESPE